One window of the Candidatus Chryseobacterium colombiense genome contains the following:
- the mtgA gene encoding monofunctional biosynthetic peptidoglycan transglycosylase, with the protein MWKKIKQIIFIILILNVFFIVWGRFFNPPITITQIGGLFEYGKLHRDYISYNEMGDKVKKAVIASEDQKFFMHDGFDYSAIEKAMKHNEQGKKIRGGSTISQQTAKNIFLWQGRSWLRKGLEAVYTFIIEKVWGKDIILERYLNSIEMGQGVFGIEAASKYYFGKSSKDLTTSEAAWIAAVLPNPKKYDPKNPSPYLTKKHNWIMRQMRNVSLK; encoded by the coding sequence ATGTGGAAAAAAATTAAGCAGATTATTTTTATAATCCTTATTCTGAATGTTTTTTTTATTGTTTGGGGACGGTTTTTCAATCCGCCCATTACCATTACACAGATCGGAGGTCTTTTTGAATATGGGAAACTTCATAGAGATTATATTTCTTACAATGAAATGGGAGACAAAGTAAAGAAAGCGGTAATTGCCTCTGAAGACCAAAAATTCTTCATGCATGATGGTTTCGACTATTCTGCGATCGAAAAAGCGATGAAGCACAATGAACAAGGAAAAAAAATAAGAGGTGGCAGTACGATCTCTCAGCAAACAGCAAAAAATATTTTTCTTTGGCAGGGAAGAAGTTGGTTAAGAAAAGGTTTGGAAGCTGTTTATACCTTTATTATTGAAAAAGTTTGGGGTAAAGATATTATTTTAGAAAGATATCTGAATTCTATCGAAATGGGACAGGGGGTATTTGGAATAGAAGCCGCTTCAAAATACTATTTTGGAAAATCATCCAAAGATCTTACAACTTCCGAAGCAGCCTGGATTGCTGCTGTTTTGCCAAATCCCAAAAAATATGATCCGAAAAATCCTTCACCATATCTGACTAAGAAGCACAATTGGATCATGAGACAGATGAGAAACGTGAGCTTGAAATAA